From the Priestia koreensis genome, one window contains:
- the sppA gene encoding signal peptide peptidase SppA yields the protein MNKRRWVALGLAIGLFLISILVSVTTSVLFNDVGEGLSSVMGDDEGFAEKVIKDGNDAKKIVVLEVSGVIQDTGESSSPFQSGGYNHQEFLKMIDQAKNDPQVKGLIVKVNSPGGGVVESAEIHKKLEEFKEKTKHPVYISMGSMAASGGYYISTAANKIYAIPDTLTGSLGVIMQSLNYGELAKNFGVKNETIKSGPYKDIMSPTREMTAAERQIMQRLVDNAYGGFVNVISKGRNLSEEQVRKIADGRVYDGRQAKELKLVDELGYFDDTVKGMKKDEHLKGAEVVSYESSSLGLSSFLSMSAQKVLGNTQELTGMLKLLSNPSSPRLMYLYAE from the coding sequence ATGAACAAAAGGCGTTGGGTAGCCCTAGGACTCGCAATAGGATTGTTCTTAATTTCAATTCTTGTAAGCGTTACGACGAGCGTACTGTTTAATGATGTTGGAGAAGGTCTTTCATCTGTTATGGGTGATGACGAGGGGTTTGCAGAAAAAGTCATCAAAGACGGAAATGATGCGAAAAAAATCGTTGTTCTCGAAGTAAGTGGAGTCATCCAGGATACAGGTGAATCCTCTTCTCCATTTCAAAGTGGAGGGTACAATCACCAAGAGTTCTTAAAAATGATTGATCAAGCGAAAAATGATCCGCAAGTAAAAGGGCTTATTGTAAAAGTGAACTCACCTGGTGGAGGCGTCGTTGAGAGTGCTGAAATACATAAGAAGCTGGAGGAGTTCAAAGAGAAAACAAAGCATCCCGTTTACATTTCAATGGGTAGTATGGCAGCATCAGGCGGTTATTATATCTCAACAGCAGCGAATAAAATTTATGCCATACCCGATACGCTAACAGGATCTTTAGGCGTGATTATGCAAAGTCTTAACTACGGTGAGCTTGCAAAGAACTTCGGTGTGAAAAATGAAACCATTAAAAGCGGTCCTTACAAAGATATTATGTCACCAACACGTGAGATGACGGCGGCGGAAAGACAAATTATGCAACGTCTCGTTGATAATGCATACGGTGGATTTGTGAACGTAATCTCAAAAGGACGAAATCTTTCCGAAGAACAGGTACGAAAGATTGCGGATGGCCGTGTGTATGATGGAAGACAGGCAAAAGAGTTAAAACTAGTAGATGAATTAGGATATTTTGATGATACGGTAAAAGGGATGAAAAAAGATGAGCATTTAAAAGGGGCAGAAGTTGTTTCATATGAGTCCTCTTCGCTAGGTCTATCTTCCTTCTTATCCATGAGCGCACAAAAAGTGCTAGGAAACACGCAAGAGCTAACAGGAATGCTGAAGCTGCTTAGCAATCCAAGTTCTCCGCGCTTAATGTATCTGTATGCAGAATAG
- the tpx gene encoding thiol peroxidase, producing MMAVTFKGNPVTLLGNQVKVGDTAPNFTVLANDLSEVTLDDTKGSVRLISVVPSIDTGVCDAQTRRFNEEAAKLDNVKVLTVSVDLPFAQKRWCGANGIENVQTVSDHRDLSFGEAYGVAIQELRLLARSVFVVDSNDKVTYVEYLDEVTNHPNYDAAIEAVKAAK from the coding sequence ATGATGGCAGTTACATTTAAAGGAAATCCAGTAACACTATTAGGCAATCAAGTAAAAGTAGGAGATACGGCTCCTAACTTTACGGTATTAGCAAACGATTTATCTGAGGTAACTCTTGACGATACAAAAGGTTCTGTTCGTTTAATCAGCGTTGTTCCTTCTATTGACACAGGAGTTTGTGATGCACAAACTCGTCGTTTCAACGAGGAAGCTGCAAAACTTGATAACGTAAAGGTGCTAACAGTGAGCGTAGACTTACCGTTTGCTCAAAAACGCTGGTGTGGTGCGAACGGCATTGAGAACGTTCAAACCGTATCTGATCACCGTGATTTATCATTTGGTGAAGCTTATGGAGTAGCTATTCAAGAACTTCGTTTGCTAGCTCGTTCTGTATTCGTAGTGGATTCAAATGACAAAGTAACATACGTAGAGTATTTAGATGAAGTAACAAATCATCCTAACTATGATGCGGCAATTGAAGCAGTAAAAGCTGCAAAATAA
- a CDS encoding DUF2953 domain-containing protein, which translates to MIWIWSVLLILVVLLFLLFWTKLTIVLVIKHIGDDDRITLKFSAWFGLIRYKYEIPLIQVDDDSPTLVVEENKGTDTAGGDSKNKKTKKFSLHDIQETVHNTRELFRHIIGFHRIIRRFLRRITLTDVSWRSAVGAGDAAHTGMLVGAIWTAKSGIISLMSQYFRLVGQPFIAIQPDFQRLRSQTHLSCIFKFRIGHAIVAGLLVFKYWRSAYGGRKELFAQLFNKDKQQSSVES; encoded by the coding sequence TTGATATGGATATGGTCGGTTTTATTAATTCTAGTTGTGCTTCTTTTCCTTCTATTTTGGACAAAGCTAACCATTGTTCTTGTAATTAAACACATAGGTGACGATGACCGAATTACGCTAAAGTTTTCAGCCTGGTTTGGATTAATACGATACAAATACGAGATTCCACTAATCCAAGTGGATGATGATTCACCTACTTTGGTAGTAGAAGAGAATAAAGGAACAGATACAGCGGGTGGCGACTCAAAAAATAAGAAAACAAAAAAGTTCTCGCTACATGATATTCAAGAAACGGTTCATAATACGAGGGAGCTGTTTCGGCATATTATTGGATTTCACAGGATCATTCGAAGATTTTTGAGAAGAATTACGTTGACGGATGTTAGCTGGCGTTCAGCAGTCGGTGCTGGAGATGCTGCTCATACAGGTATGTTAGTAGGAGCTATATGGACGGCAAAAAGCGGCATCATCTCACTTATGAGCCAGTATTTCCGTTTAGTAGGACAGCCTTTTATTGCGATCCAACCAGATTTTCAGCGTCTTCGTTCCCAAACGCATTTATCTTGCATATTTAAGTTTCGGATCGGGCATGCTATAGTAGCAGGTTTACTAGTATTCAAGTATTGGCGCAGTGCTTATGGAGGGCGAAAGGAACTATTCGCTCAGCTTTTCAACAAGGACAAACAACAGTCATCTGTTGAATCTTAG
- the ytfJ gene encoding GerW family sporulation protein, whose protein sequence is MEHPIKGLMSTAMENLKDMIDVNTIIGDPVETPDGSVILTVSKVGFGFAAGGSEFFSDGSTNKSDSSSSHNHQGEQHKSLLPFGGGSGGGVSITPIAFLIVNSSGIKMLHLNEGTHLLEKILDTAPQTLEKIQQVFKRDKKHSDHVHTEPHNDHVDPNHRYDL, encoded by the coding sequence ATGGAACATCCAATTAAAGGTCTTATGTCTACCGCAATGGAAAACTTAAAAGATATGATTGACGTAAATACGATTATTGGTGACCCCGTTGAAACACCTGATGGGAGCGTCATCTTGACCGTATCAAAAGTTGGTTTTGGATTTGCTGCTGGTGGAAGTGAGTTTTTCTCAGACGGCTCAACGAATAAATCTGACTCTAGCTCATCCCACAACCATCAAGGAGAGCAGCATAAAAGCCTTTTACCATTCGGTGGAGGAAGCGGTGGTGGTGTATCTATCACGCCAATCGCATTTTTAATCGTCAATTCATCTGGCATTAAGATGCTTCACCTTAACGAAGGTACACATCTATTGGAGAAAATTTTGGATACTGCTCCTCAAACATTAGAAAAAATTCAGCAAGTATTTAAACGAGACAAAAAGCATAGTGATCACGTTCATACAGAACCACACAATGATCACGTAGATCCAAATCATCGCTACGACCTATAA
- a CDS encoding RDD family protein — MDYTDNYSTNEPIHTAPEVTVSNERVMVRYAGFWMRFWAYLVDLLVIGSLERIIVKPLFHLLGLSTNDGLLTLYGFVSALVFYAYFVFMTRWFRQTLGKMIFGLQVIDLKDDRLRWSTIIFREVIGRYVAKTIFLIGYLLVAFLPQKQGLHDYFAGTTVIHRS, encoded by the coding sequence ATGGATTATACAGACAATTATTCTACTAATGAACCTATTCACACAGCACCTGAAGTGACCGTATCGAACGAGCGGGTTATGGTCAGATATGCGGGATTTTGGATGAGGTTTTGGGCGTATCTCGTTGATTTACTTGTCATTGGTAGCTTAGAGAGAATTATCGTTAAGCCCCTATTTCATCTCTTGGGTCTTTCTACTAATGATGGGTTACTAACGCTTTACGGATTTGTATCGGCACTTGTATTTTATGCATATTTCGTATTCATGACGAGGTGGTTCAGGCAGACGCTCGGGAAAATGATTTTTGGACTACAGGTCATTGATCTAAAAGATGATCGCTTGCGATGGTCGACGATTATATTTCGAGAAGTAATTGGCCGATATGTTGCTAAAACCATTTTTCTAATTGGGTACTTGCTTGTTGCGTTTTTACCACAAAAACAAGGATTGCATGACTATTTTGCGGGCACAACGGTCATTCATCGTTCATAA
- a CDS encoding class I SAM-dependent methyltransferase yields MNDFSKVETLFQVIDQTALILRKELDCSYLEAVAETGENLFHGDVLQDELDEVTVRRLKKEYDKISLDRTESELIRKGYQLAILKGMKEAIQPNHQMTPDTVGMFMSYLVGKFMHNHSTYTVLDPVIGTGNLLTTVLNGQNKVEQAYGVDVDELLIKLAYVSANLQKHPIQFFNQDSLQPLFIDPVDLVVADLPVGYYPNDEGAKEYRLKADEGHSYAHHLLIEQSLNYVKEGGYVMALVPNNLFESAEAPKLHEFLKDETVIQGLIQLPLSIFKQESHAKSIFILQKKGAEVEAPKQALLVDLPKFTNKEAMGKMMGEIDQWFAVNKR; encoded by the coding sequence ATGAATGATTTTTCAAAGGTCGAGACGCTCTTTCAGGTCATCGATCAAACAGCGCTCATTTTAAGAAAAGAATTGGATTGTTCATACCTTGAAGCGGTCGCAGAAACAGGTGAAAATTTATTTCATGGTGATGTGCTACAAGACGAATTAGATGAAGTAACGGTAAGACGACTAAAAAAAGAATATGACAAAATCAGCCTAGATCGTACAGAGTCTGAATTAATCCGTAAGGGATATCAGCTTGCGATTTTAAAGGGGATGAAAGAAGCGATTCAGCCGAATCATCAAATGACACCTGATACTGTTGGAATGTTCATGAGCTACTTAGTTGGTAAGTTTATGCACAATCACTCTACTTATACGGTATTAGATCCAGTGATTGGGACAGGTAACCTTCTAACAACGGTGCTAAATGGACAAAACAAAGTCGAGCAAGCGTACGGTGTTGACGTGGACGAGCTGTTAATTAAGCTTGCCTATGTTAGTGCGAACCTGCAAAAACACCCGATTCAGTTTTTCAATCAGGACAGCCTACAGCCGTTGTTTATCGATCCTGTAGATCTTGTTGTTGCTGATCTTCCTGTTGGGTACTATCCAAATGATGAAGGAGCAAAAGAGTATCGCTTGAAAGCAGATGAAGGACATTCATACGCACATCATCTTCTAATTGAGCAAAGCTTGAACTATGTAAAAGAAGGCGGCTACGTGATGGCGCTTGTTCCAAATAACTTATTTGAAAGCGCGGAAGCTCCAAAATTACACGAGTTTCTGAAGGATGAAACGGTTATTCAAGGACTTATTCAATTGCCACTTTCTATTTTCAAACAAGAAAGTCACGCCAAAAGCATCTTTATTTTACAAAAGAAAGGTGCAGAGGTTGAAGCTCCTAAGCAAGCATTACTTGTCGATCTTCCGAAGTTCACAAACAAAGAAGCAATGGGCAAAATGATGGGTGAAATTGATCAGTGGTTTGCCGTTAATAAACGCTAA
- a CDS encoding NAD kinase: MTTNRRNIYFFHKKDAETINRVKPLQELAEKHDFTIVHTMKEASIIISVGGDGDFLQAVRQSGFRDDCLYAGITTANQLSFYCDFHIEDTDKMVEAVSNREVEVRRFPVIQTQIDQNPPVYSLNECSIRSSLIKTFEMEVFINELHFETFRGDGMIVATPTGSTAYNKSVNGAVVDPLLPCLQVSEIASLNNNQYRTLVSSFILSDQNTLTLRFSPDNPHYPTIGLDNEAISSKQVEKITISLADQQVKTVKLKDNSFWQRVQRTFL; the protein is encoded by the coding sequence ATGACAACAAATCGCCGCAACATTTATTTTTTCCACAAAAAAGATGCTGAAACAATTAATCGTGTTAAGCCCTTACAAGAGCTAGCAGAAAAACATGATTTTACAATCGTTCACACTATGAAAGAAGCAAGCATCATCATTTCAGTAGGCGGAGACGGAGATTTCCTTCAAGCTGTTCGTCAATCAGGGTTCCGTGATGATTGCCTCTATGCTGGGATTACAACAGCTAATCAACTGAGCTTTTATTGCGATTTCCATATTGAGGATACGGATAAAATGGTTGAAGCGGTTAGCAATCGCGAAGTAGAAGTAAGACGCTTTCCAGTCATCCAAACACAAATTGATCAAAACCCACCCGTTTATTCATTGAATGAATGTTCAATACGTTCTTCACTCATTAAAACATTTGAAATGGAAGTATTTATTAATGAGCTCCATTTTGAAACGTTCCGAGGAGACGGCATGATTGTCGCAACCCCAACTGGAAGTACGGCTTACAATAAGTCCGTAAACGGAGCGGTCGTAGATCCACTTCTTCCATGCTTACAGGTGAGTGAAATTGCGTCTTTAAATAATAATCAATATCGTACGCTAGTATCTTCGTTTATCTTAAGCGATCAGAATACCTTAACACTACGTTTTTCGCCTGATAACCCACATTACCCAACGATTGGACTAGATAACGAGGCCATTAGTTCAAAGCAGGTGGAAAAAATCACAATTTCACTTGCAGATCAGCAAGTGAAAACCGTTAAACTAAAAGACAATTCATTTTGGCAACGCGTGCAACGAACGTTCTTATAA